One segment of Vagococcus martis DNA contains the following:
- a CDS encoding alpha/beta fold hydrolase, which produces MEKIVSSTDGSHIFYKVLGQGTPMFFIHGNSGSHQAFQKQIDVFKKNHLLILMDTRDHGRSTNQSEQLDFQAIFDDVLAILENEQIEQTIMVGFSDGANIALSFANYYPERVSKMVLISPNIRFDQLKKSKQLLYKSLRVVSEQLLRLKKGSRVLRLAMKNLPLTSNYREKLKMPILFIFGDRDIIDLKKVTPFIDSLKQAKLIVLNKTGHSILRTRPLIVNKEIESFI; this is translated from the coding sequence ATGGAAAAAATCGTCTCATCAACTGATGGAAGCCATATTTTTTACAAAGTGTTAGGCCAAGGGACACCCATGTTCTTCATTCATGGAAATAGTGGCTCACATCAAGCTTTTCAAAAACAAATCGACGTCTTTAAAAAAAACCATCTACTTATTTTGATGGATACAAGAGATCATGGCCGCTCAACAAATCAAAGTGAACAACTTGATTTTCAAGCCATTTTTGATGATGTACTAGCCATCTTGGAAAATGAGCAAATTGAACAAACCATTATGGTAGGATTTAGCGATGGTGCAAATATTGCCCTATCATTTGCCAATTATTACCCAGAACGTGTGTCAAAAATGGTATTAATTTCCCCTAATATTCGTTTTGACCAACTAAAAAAAAGCAAGCAACTGCTCTATAAATCACTGCGTGTCGTTAGTGAACAGTTACTAAGATTAAAAAAAGGGTCTAGGGTATTACGCCTAGCCATGAAAAACCTACCTCTCACCTCAAATTATCGTGAGAAGTTAAAAATGCCGATTTTATTTATTTTTGGGGATCGAGACATCATTGACCTAAAAAAAGTCACCCCTTTTATTGATTCCTTAAAACAAGCGAAGTTAATCGTATTAAATAAAACCGGCCACTCGATTTTAAGAACTCGTCCCCTAATAGTTAACAAAGAAATTGAATCTTTTATATAG
- a CDS encoding pyruvate, water dikinase regulatory protein: MNNFRESKFKQLQLFVISDSIGETAQRIINAVLAQFPKLENYDIKKFPFVDSKEVLMQILADALNEKAIVVTTLVDSELNKVCADFAKSTGLEYVDYMTELMTKVSHRTHMEPTHESGSLYLMDQEYFKRIEAIEFAVRYDDGKDPKGFRKADLVILGISRTSKTPLSMYLANRSVKVSNLPLIPEVPIPKELFQLNNVPVIGLTASPEYIMRVRQSRLDSLGLNGSSSYVALDRIKEELNFAHELYESLGAIVINVENRSIEESAQLIEEAYKNQ; encoded by the coding sequence ATGAACAACTTTAGAGAGAGTAAATTTAAACAACTACAACTATTTGTTATATCAGATTCAATTGGAGAAACAGCCCAACGCATTATAAATGCCGTATTAGCACAGTTCCCCAAACTTGAAAACTATGACATTAAAAAGTTTCCCTTTGTGGATTCGAAAGAAGTGTTAATGCAAATATTAGCTGATGCTTTAAACGAAAAAGCGATTGTGGTGACAACACTAGTTGATAGTGAATTAAATAAAGTCTGTGCCGATTTTGCTAAAAGTACAGGACTTGAATATGTTGATTATATGACAGAATTAATGACAAAAGTGTCACACAGAACACATATGGAACCAACTCATGAGAGTGGCTCACTTTATTTAATGGATCAGGAGTATTTCAAACGAATTGAAGCCATTGAATTTGCTGTGAGATATGATGATGGAAAAGATCCAAAAGGGTTTAGAAAGGCAGACTTAGTGATTTTGGGTATTTCACGTACATCAAAAACACCACTGAGCATGTATTTAGCCAATCGTTCGGTCAAAGTCTCAAACTTACCATTGATACCAGAAGTACCAATTCCCAAAGAATTATTCCAATTGAACAATGTGCCAGTGATTGGCTTAACTGCTAGCCCGGAGTATATCATGCGTGTGAGACAATCACGTTTAGATTCTCTTGGACTAAACGGTAGCTCATCTTATGTGGCACTTGATAGAATCAAAGAAGAGTTAAATTTTGCACACGAATTGTACGAATCATTGGGTGCGATTGTTATCAATGTAGAAAATCGTTCAATTGAAGAATCAGCTCAACTAATTGAAGAAGCATATAAAAATCAATAA
- a CDS encoding helix-turn-helix transcriptional regulator has translation MELSERQKKIIEIVKTNEPISGDKIAEQLGLTKPTLRSDLAVLTMTGILDARPKVGYIYSGLPFDPLLQEHLFDVQVDEVMSNPVIIYPHTTIKDATTSLFMYDCGSLYVIDEESKDLIGLVSRKDLLRSLLNNQDLDLAIAIIMTRMPNLVVTYPDMTILEAGSLLSAHEIDSLPVLSRETNQVVGKLSKTKVVQHFIKLGRELKHEQL, from the coding sequence GTGGAACTAAGCGAGCGACAAAAAAAGATAATCGAGATTGTCAAAACGAATGAGCCGATTAGTGGAGATAAAATCGCAGAACAATTAGGATTAACTAAACCAACATTAAGAAGTGATTTAGCTGTTTTAACGATGACTGGTATTCTTGATGCCAGACCAAAAGTAGGCTATATCTATTCAGGATTACCATTTGATCCATTATTACAGGAACATTTATTTGATGTTCAAGTGGATGAGGTTATGTCAAATCCTGTCATTATCTATCCTCATACAACAATTAAAGATGCTACCACATCCCTATTTATGTATGATTGTGGGTCACTTTATGTCATTGATGAAGAATCAAAGGACTTAATCGGTTTAGTGTCACGAAAAGATTTATTACGAAGCTTGTTAAATAATCAAGATTTAGATTTAGCGATTGCGATTATTATGACTCGTATGCCTAATCTCGTGGTTACTTACCCAGATATGACTATTTTAGAGGCAGGTAGTTTATTGAGCGCCCATGAAATTGATTCACTACCCGTATTAAGTCGAGAAACCAATCAAGTCGTTGGTAAATTATCAAAAACCAAAGTGGTGCAGCACTTTATTAAGTTAGGGAGAGAACTAAAACATGAACAACTTTAG